From Pseudothermotoga thermarum DSM 5069, a single genomic window includes:
- the thyX gene encoding FAD-dependent thymidylate synthase produces MTIQVLDKGFVKLIDHLGNDLTAVRAARISFGKDVMDEERDKRLIEHLLKNGHESPFEHIVFTFHIKCPIFVARQWMRHRIASYNELSGRYTQFGEEFYIPKADDPRLKLSDQQNGEICRIFEDAFNQAYDVYRKLLDLKVPRELARIVLPLSLYTEFIWSVNARSLFNFLSLRADSHAQFEMQQYAKAVATIFKQICPWTYEAFIKHRYTGDLLKEGEV; encoded by the coding sequence ATGACGATACAAGTCTTGGATAAAGGCTTTGTAAAACTCATAGATCATTTGGGCAACGATTTGACTGCAGTCAGAGCCGCGAGAATATCCTTTGGAAAAGACGTCATGGATGAAGAAAGAGACAAGCGTTTGATCGAACATCTTTTAAAAAACGGTCACGAATCCCCCTTTGAGCACATAGTTTTCACCTTTCATATTAAATGCCCAATTTTTGTGGCAAGACAATGGATGAGACATAGAATAGCTTCTTACAACGAATTAAGTGGTCGTTACACTCAATTTGGCGAGGAATTTTACATTCCAAAAGCTGACGATCCAAGGCTTAAGTTAAGCGATCAGCAAAACGGGGAAATCTGTAGAATATTTGAGGATGCTTTCAACCAAGCGTACGATGTCTACAGAAAACTTTTGGATCTTAAGGTACCAAGGGAATTAGCAAGGATAGTTTTACCTTTATCGCTTTACACCGAGTTCATATGGTCTGTCAACGCGAGAAGTTTGTTCAACTTTTTGTCCTTAAGAGCCGACTCACATGCGCAATTTGAAATGCAGCAGTATGCAAAAGCTGTGGCAACTATATTCAAGCAAATTTGCCCTTGGACGTACGAAGCATTCATCAAGCATCGTTACACTGGGGATTTGTTGAAGGAGGGGGAAGTATGA